A single region of the Mustela lutreola isolate mMusLut2 chromosome 2, mMusLut2.pri, whole genome shotgun sequence genome encodes:
- the LOC131824973 gene encoding serine/arginine repetitive matrix protein 1-like, which yields MRNLWVAGRELTFACTYLAQMKTGLDGSPGDRDAGSLGRNRGSRLTDSRLPPTPRRRSLSYCQTGRRLRSDRVRSARGRAARGRAAAAASRAPPSPTRRAIGSRPPRRASPGGPETQPAGAPAHFLPQPWTAPKEYEQCRAAEPREATVKMETYLSHFFQRQPDCRPSTQGIVGVMIPRGPRFKIELVSSRSREHGERHNSFSCSEKTVACRCAASYRRGLVSAAAARPLPRPPSPTRKPGADSSSSRTHAAAKKTLGNFPPPSRPRPGGPGAPQANPVRRGWSSPLAGRRRGHKETGAGAGEVHPRSRPVVSSILHVQHYNSRAT from the exons ATGCGTAATTTATGGGTAGCAGGCAGAGAATTAACCTTTGCGTGCACATATTTGGCCCAGATGAAAACCGGGCTGGATGGCAGCCCCGGGGACAGGGATGCGGGCTCTCTCGGGAGGAACCGTGGCTCGCGTCTGACGGACTCgcgtctcccccccaccccccgacgaAGGTCATTAAGTT aCTGCCAGACTGGACGCCGGCTGCGCTCTGACAGGGTCCGCAGCGCCCGGGGAAGGGCTGCCCGGGGCCGGGCTGCAGCAGCAGCCTCCCGCGCTCCCCCGAGCCCGACACGGCGCGCGATCGGAAGCCGCCCGCCGCGGCGAGCCAGCCCCGGCGGCCCCGAGACGCAGCCGGCCGGAGCCCCCGCGCACTTCCTCCCGCAGCCATGGACGGCCCCGAAAGAGTACGAACAATGCAGAGCCGCGGAGCCGCGCGAGGCAACTGTGAAAATGGAAACTTACCTCTCACATTTTTTTCAGAGGCAGCCCGACTGCCGACCGAGTACCCAAGGCATTGTGGGAGTCATGATTCCAAGAGGCCCGCGATTTAAAATTGAACTTGTCAGTTCCCGGTCACGGGAGCATGGTGAGCGCCACAACTCATTCAGCTGCAGTGAAAAGACTGTTGCATGTCGCTGTGCAGCCTCTTATCGCCGAGGTCTGGTTTCCGCCGCTGCTGcgcggcccctcccccgcccgcccagCCCCACCAGGAAGCCCGGGGCGGACTCGTCGAGCTCCCGGACGCACGCGGCGGCGAAAAAAACGCTCGGCAACTTTCCGCCGCCCTCCCGCCCTCGCCCGGGCGGCCCTGGCGCCCCTCAGGCGAACCCAGTCCGCAGAGGGTGGTCGTCGCCGCTCGCGGGTCGGCGCCGAGGGCACAAGGAGACCGGAGCCGGCGCGGGCGAGGTGCATCCCCGCAGCCGACCGGTGGTATCTTCCATCTTACACGTTCAACATTATAACAGCCGAGCTACATAG